In the Ananas comosus cultivar F153 unplaced genomic scaffold, ASM154086v1, whole genome shotgun sequence genome, one interval contains:
- the LOC109704148 gene encoding momilactone A synthase-like has product MLLRIASRNWRGVGVNGLLQGEAKFFSTNSNTLGRLAGKVAVITGAASGIGKATAAEFIENGAKVILADVQHRLLESAAVELGPDATPVHCDVRYEPQVAAAIDLAISRHGRLDIVYNNAGVAGSLTPSIVNLELDDFDQTMAVNVRSMVAGIKHAARVMIPRGTAGCILCTASVTGILGGLAPHDYSVSKSAVIGLVRSAAAELGRHGIRVNCISPHAIPTALGIGAMRKIFPGIGDERLAEMTDSTGELAGARCEAADIAKAAVYLASDEAKYVSGHNLVVDGGSTVFKRLDLHP; this is encoded by the exons ATGCTCCTCCGGATCGCCTCCAG GAATTGGAGGGGTGTTGGTGTTAATGGGCTGCTGCAGGGGGAGGCCAAGTTTTTCTCCACCAACTCGAACACATTGGgaag GTTAGCTGGAAAAGTCGCGGTGATCACTGGCGCAGCCAGCGGGATCGGCAAAGCAACCGCCGCAGAATTCATAGAAAACGGCGCGAAAGTGATCCTCGCGGACGTGCAACACCGCCTCCTCGAGTCAGCGGCGGTCGAGCTCGGCCCCGACGCCACTCCCGTCCACTGCGACGTCAGGTATGAGCCGCAGGTTGCGGCCGCCATCGACCTCGCTATTTCGCGTCACGGCCGGCTCGACATCGTCTACAACAATGCCGGGGTCGCCGGATCCCTCACCCCCTCTATTGTGAATCTTGAGCTCGACGACTTCGACCAGACGATGGCGGTCAATGTCCGGTCGATGGTGGCAGGGATCAAGCACGCTGCGCGTGTGATGATCCCTCGGGGAACCGCTGGGTGCATACTATGCACCGCCAGCGTAACAG GCATCCTCGGCGGCCTTGCGCCGCATGACTACTCGGTCTCAAAGTCTGCTGTGATCGGCCTGGTGCGATCGGCAGCGGCGGAGCTGGGGAGGCACGGGATCCGGGTGAACTGCATATCGCCGCACGCGATTCCGACGGCGCTGGGCATCGGCGCGATGAGGAAGATATTTCCGGGGATTGGAGACGAGCGGCTGGCGGAGATGACGGACAGCACCGGAGAGCTGGCGGGGGCGAGATGCGAGGCTGCCGACATCGCGAAGGCTGCCGTCTACTTGGCCTCCGACGAGGCCAAGTATGTGAGCGGGCACAATCTGGTGGTGGATGGAGGTTCCACTGTGTTTAAGAGGCTGGACCTGCACCCTTGA
- the LOC109704149 gene encoding superoxide dismutase [Cu-Zn] has product MVKAVAVLGSSEGVKGTIYFTQEGDGPTTVTGSISGLKPGLHGFHVHALGDTTNGCMSTGPHFNPAGNEHGAPEDETRHAGDLGNVTVGEDGTVNVNIVDSQIPLSGSNSIIGRAVVVHADPDDFGKGGHELSKTTGNAGGRVACGIIGLQG; this is encoded by the exons ATGGTGAAGGCTGTTGCTGTGCTGGGTAGCAGTGAGGGTGTTAAAGGCACAATCTACTTCACCCAAGAAGGGGATG GTCCGACAACTGTGACTGGAAGTATCTCGGGCCTCAAGCCCGGACTTCATGGATTTCATGTTCATGCACTTGGCGACACCACAAATGGTTGCATGTCAACTG GGCCACATTTCAATCCTGCCGGGAATGAACATGGCGCACCTGAAGATGAGACCCGCCATGCTGGTGATCTTGGAAATGTGACTGTTGGCGAGGATG GCACTGTTAACGTAAATATTGTTGACAGCCAG ATTCCGCTTTCTGGATCGAACTCCATTATTGGCCGAGCAGTTGTTGTCCATGCTGACCCTGATGATTTCGGAAAGG GTGGACATGAGCTTAGCAAGACCACGGGAAATGCTGGCGGGAGAGTTGCTTGTG GAATTATTGGACTTCAGGGATAG